A genomic region of Arachis hypogaea cultivar Tifrunner chromosome 5, arahy.Tifrunner.gnm2.J5K5, whole genome shotgun sequence contains the following coding sequences:
- the LOC112799709 gene encoding uncharacterized protein isoform X1: protein MENGATSKRKRLVKKYQAHAKVKEFEMKEVSSAAKLVRNFITKGDKGSNQAKIAQQPRRKISEIGDKYSRENSMEWRNKTLVDNVMNRSLRSSQNQVRSNVQLEEQPIPKKMNSKAKCPAMALDVFLHTEGVEVEREEEDDFESIGEDAGATEKEPANLINLKNNLKRPAMTLDAFLGDQGIHVEREEEQNEVPTTEDARSRPSPNNGENVHIPSEEDYIGEHESDNFDVEGDQVMEEAHVEDTSKVKKTRGKTRCLKIYARTWEEREEVTFDQGAAVGPTAQRVKDLTNFIGTMGRNSDLITLMYTNWKAVPKQIKKRIWKYINSKFILPKSLKLWVMTGVQGAWKRYKTRIKKKHFEPYSGNIEDMLVNCPLEIPEIQFRKLIAYWSIPTVKAMCVINSENRKKQQWRHKMGPINFARVRVDLREKKENKEEPNQAEMFVATRNGLKGKTLDVETQAIIDKLDDLQEAGETPTNAFQKVFGKENPGRVRCYGRTVTKTSLKKNKEIDEIKKQSEEKVTALKTELDDHKQRLQGLEDIVKLMLQQTSPGMNVDEALSLLRSKQSSANSAQDPNLVPRHSPPSTHIPNHE from the exons ATGGAAAACGGAGCAACTTCAAAGAGGAAAAGACTGGTAAAAAAGTATCAAGCTCATGCAAAAGTTAAGGAATTTGAAATGAAGGAAGTATCTTCTGCTGCGAAACTAGTTCGGAATTTTATAACCAAAGGTGATAAAGGAAGTAATCAAGCCAAAATAGCACAACAGCCTAGGAGAAAAATTTCAGAAATTGGAGACAAATATAGTAGGGAGAATTCAATGGAATGGAGAAATAAAACACTTGTAGACAATGTTATGAACCGGTCTTTGAGGTCTTCCCAAAACCAAGTGAGGAGTAATGTTCAACTAGAAGAACAACCAATTCCTAAGAAGATGAATAGTAAGGCAAAGTGTCCAGCAATGGCTCTTGATGTctttttgcatacagaaggagtAGAAGTGGAAAGGGAAGAGGAAGATGACTTTGAGTCAATTGGTGAGGATGCTGGAGCTACTGAAAAAGAACCAGCTAACTtgataaacttaaaaaataacttaaagcgTCCAGCAATGACTCTTGATGCTTTTTTGGGTGATCAAGGAATTCATGTGGAAAGAGAAGAGGAACAAAATGAAGTTCCAACTACTGAGGATGCTAGATCTAGGCCATCCCCGAATAATGGAGAAAATGTTCATATCCCCTCTGAGGAAGATTATATTGGTGAACATGAAAGTGACAATTTTGATGTAGAAGGAGATCAAGTTATGGAAGAGGCTCATGTAGAAG atacttCAAAGGTTAAAAAGACTCGTGGAAAAACAAGATGCCTAAAGATTTATGCAAGAACTtgggaagaaagggaggaagtgaCTTTTGATCAGGGAGCAGCCGTGGGGCCAACAGCTCAGAGAGTGAAggatttaactaattttattGGAACAATGGGAAGGAATAGTGACTTAATTACCTTGATGTACACTAATTGGAAAGCTGTGCCTAAGCAAATCAAAAAGCGCATTTGGAAGTATATTAAT TCAAAGTTCATTCTTCCAAAATCTTTAAAGTTATGGGTGATGACTGGTGTTCAAGGAGCATGGAAGCGTtacaaaacaagaataaaaaagaagcatTTTGAACCATATTCTGGAAATATTGAGGATATGTTGGTGAATTGTCCTTTGGAAATTCCAGAAATACAATTTCGGAAGCTAATTGCATATTGGAGTATTCCAACTGTCAAA GCCATGTGTGTTATAAATTCTGAAAATCGCAAGAAACAACAATGGAGGCATAAAATGGGCCCAATCAATTTTGCAAGAGTGCGTGTTGATTTG CGTGAGAAAAAAGAGAACAAAGAGGAACCAAATCAAGCTGAAATGTTTGTTGCAACTCGGAATGGACTAAAAGGGAAAACACTTGATGTAGAAACACAAGCTATTATT GATAAACTTGATGATCTCCAAGAAGCTGGAGAAACTCCTACTAATgcatttcaaaaagtttttggtAAAGAGAATCCAGGAAGAGTTCGATGTTATGGAAGAACTGTTACAAAAACTTCtcttaagaaaaataaagaaatagatgAAATCAAAAAACAAAGTGAAGAGAAGGTAACAGCTTTAAAAACTGAATTAGACGACCATAAGCAACGACTGCAAGGATTGGAAGATATTGTCAAACTTATGTTGCAACAAACTTCTCCTGGTATGAATGTTGATGAAGCACTTTCTCTCTTGCGATCTAAGCAATCGTCTGCAAATAGTGCACAAGATCCAAATTTAGTTCCTCGGCATTCTCCTCCATCGACTCATATACCAAATCATGAATAG
- the LOC112799709 gene encoding uncharacterized protein isoform X2, whose translation MENGATSKRKRLVKKYQAHAKVKEFEMKEVSSAAKLVRNFITKGDKGSNQAKIAQQPRRKISEIGDKYSRENSMEWRNKTLVDNVMNRSLRSSQNQVRSNVQLEEQPIPKKMNSKAKCPAMALDVFLHTEGVEVEREEEDDFESIGEDAGATEKEPANLINLKNNLKRPAMTLDAFLGDQGIHVEREEEQNEVPTTEDARSRPSPNNGENVHIPSEEDYIGEHESDNFDVEGDQVMEEAHVEDTSKVKKTRGKTRCLKIYARTWEEREEVTFDQGAAVGPTAQRVKDLTNFIGTMGRNSDLITLMYTNWKAVPKQIKKRIWKYINSKFILPKSLKLWVMTGVQGAWKRYKTRIKKKHFEPYSGNIEDMLVNCPLEIPEIQFRKLIAYWSIPTVKAMCVINSENRKKQQWRHKMGPINFARREKKENKEEPNQAEMFVATRNGLKGKTLDVETQAIIDKLDDLQEAGETPTNAFQKVFGKENPGRVRCYGRTVTKTSLKKNKEIDEIKKQSEEKVTALKTELDDHKQRLQGLEDIVKLMLQQTSPGMNVDEALSLLRSKQSSANSAQDPNLVPRHSPPSTHIPNHE comes from the exons ATGGAAAACGGAGCAACTTCAAAGAGGAAAAGACTGGTAAAAAAGTATCAAGCTCATGCAAAAGTTAAGGAATTTGAAATGAAGGAAGTATCTTCTGCTGCGAAACTAGTTCGGAATTTTATAACCAAAGGTGATAAAGGAAGTAATCAAGCCAAAATAGCACAACAGCCTAGGAGAAAAATTTCAGAAATTGGAGACAAATATAGTAGGGAGAATTCAATGGAATGGAGAAATAAAACACTTGTAGACAATGTTATGAACCGGTCTTTGAGGTCTTCCCAAAACCAAGTGAGGAGTAATGTTCAACTAGAAGAACAACCAATTCCTAAGAAGATGAATAGTAAGGCAAAGTGTCCAGCAATGGCTCTTGATGTctttttgcatacagaaggagtAGAAGTGGAAAGGGAAGAGGAAGATGACTTTGAGTCAATTGGTGAGGATGCTGGAGCTACTGAAAAAGAACCAGCTAACTtgataaacttaaaaaataacttaaagcgTCCAGCAATGACTCTTGATGCTTTTTTGGGTGATCAAGGAATTCATGTGGAAAGAGAAGAGGAACAAAATGAAGTTCCAACTACTGAGGATGCTAGATCTAGGCCATCCCCGAATAATGGAGAAAATGTTCATATCCCCTCTGAGGAAGATTATATTGGTGAACATGAAAGTGACAATTTTGATGTAGAAGGAGATCAAGTTATGGAAGAGGCTCATGTAGAAG atacttCAAAGGTTAAAAAGACTCGTGGAAAAACAAGATGCCTAAAGATTTATGCAAGAACTtgggaagaaagggaggaagtgaCTTTTGATCAGGGAGCAGCCGTGGGGCCAACAGCTCAGAGAGTGAAggatttaactaattttattGGAACAATGGGAAGGAATAGTGACTTAATTACCTTGATGTACACTAATTGGAAAGCTGTGCCTAAGCAAATCAAAAAGCGCATTTGGAAGTATATTAAT TCAAAGTTCATTCTTCCAAAATCTTTAAAGTTATGGGTGATGACTGGTGTTCAAGGAGCATGGAAGCGTtacaaaacaagaataaaaaagaagcatTTTGAACCATATTCTGGAAATATTGAGGATATGTTGGTGAATTGTCCTTTGGAAATTCCAGAAATACAATTTCGGAAGCTAATTGCATATTGGAGTATTCCAACTGTCAAA GCCATGTGTGTTATAAATTCTGAAAATCGCAAGAAACAACAATGGAGGCATAAAATGGGCCCAATCAATTTTGCAAGA CGTGAGAAAAAAGAGAACAAAGAGGAACCAAATCAAGCTGAAATGTTTGTTGCAACTCGGAATGGACTAAAAGGGAAAACACTTGATGTAGAAACACAAGCTATTATT GATAAACTTGATGATCTCCAAGAAGCTGGAGAAACTCCTACTAATgcatttcaaaaagtttttggtAAAGAGAATCCAGGAAGAGTTCGATGTTATGGAAGAACTGTTACAAAAACTTCtcttaagaaaaataaagaaatagatgAAATCAAAAAACAAAGTGAAGAGAAGGTAACAGCTTTAAAAACTGAATTAGACGACCATAAGCAACGACTGCAAGGATTGGAAGATATTGTCAAACTTATGTTGCAACAAACTTCTCCTGGTATGAATGTTGATGAAGCACTTTCTCTCTTGCGATCTAAGCAATCGTCTGCAAATAGTGCACAAGATCCAAATTTAGTTCCTCGGCATTCTCCTCCATCGACTCATATACCAAATCATGAATAG
- the LOC114927771 gene encoding uncharacterized protein, translated as MLSLLILGPKSPGNDIDIYLQPLIEELKELWEVGVETYDASKNETFQMYAALMWTVSDFLAYAMLSGWSTKGKLACPCCNHETCSNYLKYSRKTCYMGHRAFLPEDHPWRANKRSFNGKVEYRQAPPLLSGTEALSQLEYVDNSFGKLKPKKDGPWKKRSIFFDLPYWQYNTSRHNLDVMHIEKNIVDSILGTLLDISSKTKDHTNARYDLQKMGIRKNLHPKKTNGRKKVKLAKACYSMTNAEKSIFCDVLKTAKLPDGSASNISRCVNLLERRISGYKTHDAHFMLHYLLQIPIKGILPDQVAVPLIRLSSFFRQLCQRSITLQEIDQLQEDIVTTLCQLERIFPPSFFDIMIHLPIHLANEVRLGGPVQFRWMYPPERYMCTLKSYVRNKSRPEGSIAEAYLVEECLTFCSRYLHSGVQTKLNRQPRNNDEPNNSMMETTDAFSNLFPKRGVPLGAKKGEPFLLDDKSREQVHSYILLNCHKIDDYVSEHETYQQGTRWMRAKNHSKNFPTWFKTRALRHDVPNWIKELSRGPSQCAKRYSGYFINGYRFHTRQREVRRKTQNSGVTLVALTTSFASTKDANPIHENVSYYGRVNDIIELDYYGNFKVTLFKCDWYEAREDAYGSTYVHFNKKCYHEEPFVLACQVHQCFYVQDAFDKNKHYVMKTIPRDLFSISDEVAIDAEDTYENEPFDNSTVPSIPNDDGEVDLVRNDLNEVLVDVAKEVYFSQEYNTGSDEEYDSEDF; from the exons ATGTTGTCGTTGCTAATCCTTGGACCAAAGTCACCAGGAAATGATATAGACATTTACTTGCAACCTTTGATCGAGGAGTTGAAGGAGTTGTGGGAGGTTGGGGTGGAAACATATGATGCATCAAAAAATGAAACCTTCCAAATGTATGCAGCTCTTATGTGGACAGTTAGTGATTTTCTAGCTTACGCAATGCTATCTGGTTGGAGTACAAAAGGGAAGCTAGCTTGCCCTTGTTGTAACCATGAGACTTGTTCTAACTATCTTAAATATAGTCGCAAGACATGCTATATGGGTCATCGTGCCTTTCTGCCTGAGGATCATCCATGGAGAGCTAATAAGAGATCTTTCAATGGAAAAGTAGAATATAGGCAAGCTCCACCATTATTGTCGGGTACTGAAGCTTTAAGTCAGTTGGAGTATGTGGATAATTCATTTGGGAAGCTAAAACCAAAGAAAGATGGTCCATGGAAGAAGAGGTCAATATTCTTTGATTTACCTTATTGGCAGTATAACACATCACGACACAATTTAGATGTGATGCACATAGAAAAGAACATAGTTGATAGTATTCTTGGAACTCTCTTGGATATTTCTAGCAAGACAAAAGATCACACAAATGCTCGATATGACTTGCAAAAAATGGGCATTCGAAAGAACCTTCACCCCAAGAAAACAAATGGTAGGAAAAAGGTGAAGCTAGCAAAGGCATGCTACTCAATGACCAATGCTGAAAAGTCAATTTTTTGTGACGTCTTGAAGACAGCAAAGTTGCCAGATGGCTCTGCTTCAAATATTTCTCGGTGTGTGAACCTTTTGGAGAGAAGAATATCTGGTTACAAGACTCATGATGCTCATTTCATGCTTCACTATTTGTTACAAATTCCTATCAAAGGAATACTTCCAGATCAAGTTGCAGTTCCTTTGATTCGACTTAGCTCATTTTTTCGTCAATTGTGTCAAAGGTCTATCACATTACAAGAGATAGATCAATTACAAGAGGATATTGTCACAACATTATGCCAATTAGAGAGGATctttcctccttctttcttcgACATAATGATTCATTTGCCTATTCATTTGGCTAATGAAGTGAGATTGGGAGGTCCAGTTCAATTTCGGTGGATGTATCCTCCCGAAAGATACATGTGTACTTTGAAGTCCTATGTTCGAAACAAAAGTCGTCCTGAAGGATCTATTGCAGAGGCATATTTGGTTGAAGAATGTTTGACATTTTGCTCGCGTTACTTACATTCTGGTGTCCAAACAAAATTGAATAGACAACCCAGAAATAATGATGAACCTAATAATTCTATGATGGAAACTACAGATGCATTTTCGAATCTATTTCCAAAAAGAGGTGTTCCTTTGGGTGCAAAGAAAGGTGAACCTTTTCTCCTTGACGACAAGTCTCGAGAGCAAGTTCATAGCTACATATTATTGAATTGTCACAAAATAGACGACTATGTTAG TGAGCATGAGACTTATCAACAAGGAACACGATGGATGAGAGCTAAAAACCATAGCAAAAACTTTCCTACATGGTTTAAAACACGTGCTTTGCGGCATGATGTTCCAAATTGGATAAAAGAGCTCTCTAGAGGACCAAGCCAATGTGCAAAAAGATATTCTGGTTATTTTATCAACGGATATAGATTTCACACTAGGCAACGTGAGGTAAGACGCAAGACACAAAATAGTGGAGTTACTTTAGTAGCATTAACGACAAGCTTTGCAAGCACAAAGGATGCAAATCCAATTCATGAAAATGTTTCTTATTATGGTAGAGTGAATGATATCATTGAGTTGGACTACTATGGAAATTTTAAGGTTACATTGTTCAAATGTGATTGGTATGAGGCTAGGGAGGATGCTTATGGCTCGACATATGTGCATTTTAACAAAAAGTGCTATCATGAAGAGCCTTTTGTATTGGCATGTCAAGTGCACCAATGCTTCTATGTGCAAGAtgcatttgataaaaataaacattATGTAATGAAGACTATTCCAAGGGACCTATTTAGCATAAGTGATGAAGTTGCCATTGATGCTGAAGATACTTATGAAAATGAGCCATTTGATAATTCGACGGTTCCTTCTATACCTAATGATGATGGTGAAGTAGACTTGGTAAGGAATGATTTGAATGAAGTTCTAGTCGATGTCGCAAAAGAAGTCTATTTTTCCCAAGAGTATAACACAGGATCGGATGAAGAATATGATTCTGAAGACTTTTGA